Genomic window (Candidatus Neomarinimicrobiota bacterium):
ACCCTTTGTACTTGCGGCCCAACTCATGGGCTATGAGAAGTCCATTCGCGCAGGTGTCTTCTTGCTGAGAGACGTCACATCAAATATCAGGATTATTCATCAACTGGTGAGAAGTGAGCCGGTAGTCCACCGCATCACGGTTCCCGAAGGACTGCGAAACGAACAGATAGCCGGAATTTTTCAGGAAAAACTTGGTTTGGACTCTACTGAATTCTTGACTTTGTGCAGCGATGAACAGTTTATTCATTCTCTGGGGCTGGATGTCCCTTCACTGGAAGGATTTCTCACTCCCGAGACCTATCTCTTTCACGAGCGGGAAAGTGCCGAGACCATTATTGGAACCATGGTTGAGCAATACCGAAGACTGTTTGACGAAATCTTAAGGGAGCGATCAGCCGAGTTGGGGTTGACCGCCCTGGAAGCGATTTCTCTAGCCTCCATTATTGAGGGAGAAGCCATTTTTGATTCCGAGCGTTCTCTCATCAGCGCGGTGTATCACAACCGGCTGAAGAAGAGAATGAAATTGCAGGCTGATCCCACTATTCAATACATTATCAAAGACGGTCCGCGGCGCCTGTTGAAAAGGGACCTACTGATTGAATCTCCCTATAACACTTACCTGAACCCAGGCCTTCCTTCAGGTCCCATCAACAATCCGGGAAAGGAGTCAATACTAGCCGCACTCAATCCCGCTGATGTTGATTATCTTTACTTCGTGGCAACCGGCGAGGGCTATCACACTTTCACGAAGACGGAAGAGGAGCACAGACATGCCAAACGAAAACTGCGGGCACTTCGCCGAAAAGTGAGACTTGAGGGCAAGGAGGGAACATCGGAAAAAGTAGGGGGAAGCCGTTGAGTCAGCTGGAGCTGAACGAGGTTCAAAAGCAGGCAGTTGAATCGATGGGAAAGCCCATCCTGATTTTCGCCGGCGCCGGGACGGGAAAAACGCGGGTTCTGACCAACAAGGTAGCCTACCTTATTCAAACTGCCGGCTACAAGCCTGAGAACATCCTGGCAGTTACATTTACCAACAAGGCGGCCGAGGAGATGAGACATCGTGTGGAGGAATTGGTTGGTCTTGCCTCGGGAAAGGTAAACATGGGGACATTTCATTCCATGTGCGCCCGGATGCTCAGGAAAGAGGTGGCACCGTTTGGATTCGGTCCTGACTTTGCGATCTATGACGTGGACGACCAGGTGAATCTCATTAAATCAATTTTCAGTCAGCTCAAGATTCAGACAGATGGAATCACCCCCAGAGCGGTGCAGGCGCAGATTAGCCTCACAAAGAACCGGATGGAAGACCCCGCTAGCAAAGAAGACCGAAGCTCTTCACCCATGGATCAGGCAGTGGCACAAGTATTCCCGGTCTATCAGCAAATGTTAAAAGAAAACAACGCTCTCGATTTTGATGATCTTCTGCTCCTGCCATTGAAGCTCCTCGAGTCGGACCCCAAAGTGCTCGAGCGATACCGGAAGCAGTTTCGGTACGTTCTTGTGGATGAATACCAGGATACAAATCGCCCACAGTTTCTCTTGATTGAGAAACTGACGAAGGATCATGGACAGGTTTGTGTTGTGGGTGACGACGACCAATCCATTTACGGATGGCGAGGCGCTGACATCAGCAATATTCTTGAATTTGAATCTTCGTTTCCAGATTGCGAGGTATTCAGACTGGAACAGAATTACCGCTCCACGCAGATGATACTTTCCGTTGCCTCGGCTGTGGTGAATCACAATCAATACCGGGCTGAGAAGGGCTTATGGACGAACAACGGGAAAGGTGAGAAAGTGGGGCTTCTGGCTACCTTTGACGAGGGAGAGGAGGCAGACGGAATACTGGAGCTCATTGGGAAGGAGATTCTTCAGAATAAGCGGACTTTCCGTGACTTCGTTATTCTCTACCGTACCAACGCCCAGAGTCGAGCCCTGGAGGAAGCCCTTAGACGGCGTGGTATTTCCTATACCATTGTAGGGGGTCTCAAGTTCTATGAGCGAAAGGAGGTGAAAGATCTCCTCGCGTATCTGCGAGTCATTCTGAATCCTCTTGATACTGTCAGTCTGAAACGCGTCATAAACTTTCCTCCACGGGGCATTGGAGCCAAAACGGTGGAAAAATGTGAAGCTTTCGCCCGTGAGAAGGGCATTCCTCTCTTTGATGCATTGGAGGCACCCGACGCTCTCGGTCTGAAAGGAAAACAGGCTGCTGGGCTCGTGGAGTTCTATCAAATCATAAAGAAATATAGTGGTCTCAGAGAATCCCTGAGTGCCTCTGAACTGGTGAGTGTAATTGTGGATGAATTAGGATTGATAACTTTCTATAAGGAACAAGCGACTCAGGAGGCCGCGGAACGACTTGACAATATTCAGGAATTGGTCAATAGTATTGACGATTTCTGTCAGCGAAACACGGGAACAGGAATCCGCGAATTCCTTGAAGAGGTTTCACTTCTGACTGATATCGATAACTGGGAAGATACGGCCAATTGCGTTACCCTGATGACCCTCCATAGCGCAAAAGGACTGGAATTCCCCGTTGTTTTTATAGCTGGATTGGAGGAAGGACTCTTTCCCATTTCCAGGAGCATGGAAGATCCCCGGCAGATGGAAGAGGAGAGGCGCCTTTTCTATGTGGGACTGACAAGGGCCATGGAGAGAGCATATCTTCTTTACGCCACCAACCGCCGGCGGTACACCGGGGTCTCCGGTTTTGGTATGGCATCCCGTTTTCTACAGGAAATTCCAGTGAATCTTCTGGATCAGATCACTTTTCAATCAGCTGTCACAAAACGATACGTAAAAGACAAGAAAACGGACAGCTATAGTCTGAAACACGTGCGAACAGTAACTTCTTTTTATGACCTCAAGCGGGGAGACAAAGTGGAGCATAAGATTTTCGGCAAAGGGATGGTTATATCTGTGGATGGGTCGGGTGAGGCCCAGAAAATATCTGTGATGTTCCGCGGAAATTTTCGGAAGAAGCTCATTGCCAAATACGCCAACCTCAAGAAACTCTAGCCCGCATTTCTCACTGAATTCCGTTGTAACGCCTCCTTACACTGTGTAAATTATACTGAGATTCAGTCTCAACAGACCCGAGATGACGACTCAAGATCTGGAAGAATTCAAATCGGCACTGAGAGAGGAAAAACTCAGGTTCACTCCGCAGCGATACGAGGTGTTCAAGGAAGTTTGTGCCTCTAAAGAACACCGCGAAGCGGATGAGATCTTCGCAGCCCTCCGAAATAGAGACGTGCACGTCTCTCGAGCGACAGTCTACAGAACCATGGACATCTTGTTGAAACATGATTTCGTTCAACGCATGAACATCGGAGATGGACGATGGCGGTACGAACACTGGCTCGATTGCTCCCATCACGACCATCTCATTTGCGTGAAATGCGGGAGAATTGTGGAATTCTTAAGTTCTGAGATTGAAGAACTTCAAGAAAAGATTTGCAGTGAGTTCAACTACGAACTGCTTCGTCACGTCCATCAGCTATTCGGTGTATGCGAAGAGTGCATAGCAAACGAGCGGTGAACCCCAGATCCTTCAGCCACGGCCGCTGAGATCTTGTGAATCCTCGGGAATTACGAGACCGTCGTACCCAAATCTGAACTGGCGAGAACGCAGGTGAGACATCACTACAACTCGACCCTACCCGGTAATCAGGAAAAGATTATCCTCGTGGGAAATCCGAACGTCGGTAAGAGTGTCATCTTCAACTACTTGACGGGAAGATATGTTAACGTCTCCAATTATCCCGGGACAACGGTGGAAATTGCGTCGGGAAGACTCCTCGGCAGGAAAAACGTAACGGTTCTTGACACTCCGGGAGTGAACAACTTGATTCCTACATCCGAGGATGAGGTGGTGACCCGCAATATCCTTTTTGAAAACCCGAATGCGAAGATTTTTCAGGTAGGCGATAGCAGGAATCTGAACAGAGTAATTCTCCTTTCCCTCCAACTCAAAGAGATGGGATTCCCCTTTGTGCTATGTCTGAACATGTCCGACGAATCAACAGATCGCGGCATCACTATTGATTCACAGGCCCTTTCGGATATGCTGGGGGTTCCGGTCGTGCAAACCGTCGCCATTCGGCGAGTCGGATTGAACAAGCTCGTTCCCGCCCTGGACGCCGTTCAGGGAAATCATTTTCCAGGAATCGAGTATCCCCCCGCGATCGCCGAGGGAGCAAACTCGATATCCTCAATTTTCGAGGACAAGTATCCCTTCAAAACCAGTCTGAGCATGATGATTCTGGCATCCGACCTGACTGTGAAGGAGTGGGTCCAAGATGGAGTTTTGCGAGATGAAATTCCTGATCTGAACCAACACGTGAGAGAGACTCAGACCCGATTTCAAATACCGGTGAGAGAAATTATCACTACCGTGAGAATGAAAGCGGCAAAAGACATTGCTCAGAGGGTTGAAACAAAGGAGGAATCGAGACTGCCCTCCCTTCTGACCACTCTGGGTAATTGGAGTCACCATCGATTCGGGGGATTGGTGATTGGCGCCATCATCCTTTTCTTCATGTATGAATTCGTGGGTGTATTCGGGGCCAGGACATTGGTTGATATCCTTGAACAGACCGTGTTCGGAGCCTGGCTGATTCCCTTCTTCACCAAGATCGTGAATATTCTCATTCCTTTACAACTTGTGCGAGATCTTCTAGTGGGCCAGTACGGGATGTTGAGTATGGCCCTGTCATATTCTGTGGCTATTGTATTGCCCATTGTGGGGACATTCTTTATTGCCTTTGGTGTTCTTGAGGATTCTGGTTATCTCCCACGGCTGGCAGTCATGATGAATCGATTCTTCAAGATGATGGGGTTGAACGGTAAGGCAATCCTTCCCATGGTTCTGGGTCTAGGATGTGATACGATGGCCACAATGACGACCCGCATTCTCGACACGAAGAAAGAACGGGTTATCATAACGCTCCTCTTGGCCCTGGGGGTCCCCTGTTCCGCCCAGCTCGGCGTGATTCTTGGTATGCTAGCCGCCCTGTCTCCCGCGATGACTTTTGTCTGGGCTGGTTTCGTAGTTATGGTATTATTCGTCGTAGGATTTCTGTCGTCGCGGATTATCAGCGGCCAGTCATCGGATTTTATCCTGGAGTTACCCCCCATGAGAATGCCAAAATTTTCAAATATCGTCGTAAAAACCCTGGCACGCATCGAATGGTACCTCCGGGAAGCTGTCCCGCTATTCTTCATCGGAACGTTTGTCCTGTTCGTTCTGGACAGGATCAAACTGCTCAGCGTGATTGAGAGTGCCGTCTCTCCCGTGGTCGTTGGATTTCTGGGACTCCCGTCAAAAGCGACCGAGGCGTTTCTCGTGGGATTCTTGAGGAGGGATTACGGTGCTGCCGGTCTGTACGATTTGTTTAGACCTCATATGGCGACGGGAGCCATTGGGATGGAAGTCCAGATCCAGATCGTGGTGGCCATGATCGCTATCACCCTTTTCATGCCATGTATCGCGAATTTCTTCATGATCATCAAAGAGCGAGGACTCAAAACGGCCATTGGGATGTCCGCATTCATTCTGCCTTTTTCTGTGGTGGTCTCCGGACTGATCAACCACATTCTCCGAATTACCTTGTTGTAGATGACGCGTATGGCGATCCACACAAGTAGTGAAGGCAAGAAAACTTCCGCGGGAAAGGTAGAACTCCTGTGACAGACTGCCCCCTCTGCAGCTACAGATTTGACGAGGCGTCGGAGAATTGCCGTTCCGGGTGTCCGGCAAGCGTGGGCTGTCCTCTGGTCAAATGTCCCAACTGCAACTACGAATTTGTCGTTGAGTCAAGAACCGTAAATTTCGTCAAGAAAATCTTTGGAAGAAAAGAGAGTGAAAGTCGACCCAAGCCCAATCGATGAGATTCTAGAGGCAATTTGGGTAGCCCGGGAGGAGAACAGGGATACTATCGCCGACATCACACGCGTGTGCGGCCATCAATACCACGGGAAGGAGGTTAACGTGGAGGAGACACTGCCCCAGATGCAGACGCTGAACCTGGTGCTTCTCAACGGAGGAGCGGTAGAGCTTCAGTCCGAGGGAGAAAAGAGGGCAATGGGGATCATACGGCGTCATCGATTAGCCGAGCGACTATTCACTGACGTACTTCAAGTGTCAGAAAAAGGCATGGAAATGACTGCTTGCTACTTCGAGCATATCTTGGACTCGGAGGTCATGGACAGCGTGTGTGCCTTTCTCGGGCATCCTCCACTGTGTCCCCATGGGAAGCCCATTCCTGCGGGGGAATGCTGCGGGGCGTACGAAAGGAATTGGGTAAAGCCTCTCGTGGTCTGCCTTGCCGACCTGGAGTTAGGCAAGGAGGGGGAAATCGTCTTTATTACCCCTTCGTTCCACAAACGTTTTGATCGCCTTACGGCTCTTGGGGTCATAGCCGGAAACCGTGTTAAAGTCCACCAGAAGAAACCGTCGTTTGTTGTTCGCATGGGTGAAACAGAGGTGGCCATTGACAAGACCATTGCTCAGGAGATCTTTGTGAAAGCGACCTGAGCGGTCGCTTGCTGTCCTCGTACCACCAATTCGCCTGCAATAGAATATGACAAAAGAGTACAGTGGCGGAAGCGTCGCAGGCAGGTATTAACGCTGCTATGGCAACGGTTTTTCCCAGAATCCTTTGGATCCAGAATACCAACCCTGAACGAGAATGAAAAGGCTCTCAACTTTCTGGTGGATTATCCCTTTTTTCGTTTCCCTTGGCGGAGTTCAAGATTCAGAATATCATATCTGGTCTGATCCACTTGAACACGAGTTTGTCAGCCTGATTTCCCGAAATGATCTTGGGCGCCAGATCTACCAAGAGATCGTTTCCCGGCTTCGAGAGAACAATGTTCCAGCGGAATTCGTCTACCACACATTTTCTCACCCTGAGATCAGGATCGAGAGAGAAGTGATTAATCGGCTTCTTCACCCTGTTGAGAATCTGCCTCTCGATCAATATCGAAATCTCTACGTCACAGATGAGAGAATCACGATGGGTGTGGAATTCTACCAGAAACGGAAAGATCTCATAGGGGCTGTGGCGGATAGTTTTGGGGTTGATCCTTTTCTATTGCTCAGCATTGTAGGAATTGAATCAAAGTACGGCACAAACTCCCGCCAATTCCCGGTCTTCAACGCCCTTCACACCATTATCCACACATTCCCGAAGAAGGAGAAATGGGTGGAGGAGGAAATGATCGAGTATCTTGAATTCTGTTATGAAAATTTTGTTCCTCCTCATACCATCCACGGTTCCTATGCAGGAGCATTCGGTTACGGCCAGTTCATTTCTTCCAGCTTTAATCGTTTTTCGGTTGATTTCAACGGAGATGGAGTCCGACATCCTTTTGATTGGCCCGATGTCCTCGCAAGTATTGCCAACTATCTGGTTCGACATGGATATAAGAAAGGTAGTACTGATTTTTCAGAGAGCTCCCGGAACTGGAGGGCAATCCTCTCCTATAACCCCTCGGCAAGATATGCCTCAGCTGTGGTCGAGCTTCGAGGAAAGCTCATTTCAGCCCTCAATGAACAGCATTGATTTCGGGGTGATGGGATGCGCGATCTCAGTTTCATGGAGGAATGACTCATGATTCGACCGATTACGCAGATTGTACGGGGGATGCCCGCCACTGACGGTTCCGGTGTGAACCTCAGGCGTATTCTCGGAACAGAGGATATGGATTACCTGGACCCGTTTCTGCTCCTGGATGAATTCAAAAGTGATAATCCTGATGACTATATAGGGGGTTTTCCCGATCACCCTCACCGTGGCTTTGAGACGGTTACCTATCTTATGCATGGGAAATTCAAACACAGGGACTCCAGGGGAAACGAGGGAGTCTTAACGCCGGGGTCTGTTCAATGGATGACTGCCGGACGGGGTATCATTCACAGCGAAATGCCGGAGATGAGCGACGGTCTCTTATGGGGATTCCAGCTGTGGGTAAATCTGCCCAAAGAGATGAAAATGATTGAGCCTCACTACCAGAATATCCCGGCAGACAGAATTCCAGAAGTCAACGCTGATGGCTCCAGGATCAGGATCATTTCCGGCGAATATGGGGACATCAACGGACCCGCAAAGACCCGGATTCCGGTGGTCTATTTCGATGTCCATCTGGTTGAGATGTCCACATTCGCCCATCCGTTGCCATCCGAAATGAGCGGTTTTTGCTATCTCTATGAGGGTAAGGCGGAGTTCGGTCCACAAGGTGATACGCGAATGGGAAGAGAGGGTCAGATGATGGTGTTGGGTGATGGGGAATCCGTGCGAATCAGATCTGGCAAGAAGACGGCAAGATTCCTTTTCCTCGCGGCACGACCCCTCAATGAGCCAATTGCGAGAGGAGGTCCCTTTGTCATGAATACCGAAAGTGAGGTTCGCCAGGCATTTCTCGACTACGGGAACGGTACTTTCGATAAGTGACAGTATGCATGCAAAATCTTGTAGCTATTGGCCAATCTGAGTGCTTCCTGGGAAGTTAGTTCCGCCCCTCGAACTCCCCCGCACTCTCATTGTGGGGTTATCTAGATGGTAGCTACTTGTTCTTTTTGTCTAGATACAAAAAGAACCAAAAAGATCACCGCTGAAAAATCGTCCCGCCCGTGTTGGCAGGAGTTTAATTGATTCCCACGTGCGCAGGCAGCCTCGCCCAAATTATTTTCCAGCCACAGGCCTTTTGGCACTCTTCTGCCTGAGAAGAGTGCGAAAGAATCCACGGTTTAGACAATCCCACGACGAGAACGAGGTGGACAATCGCGACAAGGTATCACATGCTAGCTAAGTGACACTCGGGGTCTCGGCTATCCCTTGATCACGCCAATGGGTTTGAGTCTTGCCACCTTCAGGGTGATTCCCGCGCCATCCATGACGTCTACGACGTCGGAAACATCTTTATAGGCGTGGGGCATCTCCTCGGCAATGGTTCGTTTCCCCCGGGCCATAATCTCCACCCCTCTCGACCGGAGTTCCTCTATCATGTTCATCGACCGGCTGATTTTGCTCGACTTGGTCCGGCTCATCATGCGCCCCGCACCATGGCACGAGGAACCGAACGTGTCTGTCATGGCTTTGTCCGTACCCACACAGAGATACGAATAGCGTCCCATGTCACCAGGGACGAGAACAGGCTGGCCAATAGGTTTGTATTGCTCTGGTAGTTCAGGGTTATTGGGTCCAAAAGAACGAGTGGCACCTTTCCGGTGGACGCAGACGGTGACAGTGTCTCCGTCGACCTTGTGTTTCTCGAACTTCGCGATGTTATGGCAGATATCGTAAATAAGACGCATTCTCAATTCTTCGGGTGATATGGAGAGAGTTTTCATGAATGCCTGTTCGGCTATGTGTTTGATGACCTGGCGGTTGCAGAACGCGAAGTTTGCTGCCGCCCTCATTGCGCCCAGATAGGAGCGTCCTTCCGGCGACTTGATAGGGGCACACGCCAACTGCCTGTCGGGGAGGTTAACTCCGTACCGTTCCACGGCCCGCTGGGTTGTTTTCAGATGGTCGTCACAGACCTGATACCCCAGACCCCGAGAGCCGGTATGAATGATCGTCACAATTTGATTCTTCTCCAATCCGAATACGGATGCCACATCGTTATTGAATATCTCTTCCACATGGTCTATCTCGAGGAAATGGTTTCCTGAACCCAGAGTTCCGATCTGTTTGCTTCCCCGCTGTTTTGCACGATCGCTTACCTGCGACGGGTCGGCTCCTTCCAGACAACCCCTTTCCTCGATATAGTCAATATCTTCGCGCGTGCCGTATCCCATCTGGACCACCCTGCTTGCTCCTTCCGCAATAAGTCTGTCCAATTCGCGATGACTCAGATTGGGAATCGCTCCGTGAGACCCCACGCCGGCAGGAACGTCCCGGAAGAGCTGGGCCAGAAGAGGTCGGATCCGGTCTTTTACATCCTCGAGCATGAGATTGGTGCTGAGGAGCCTCACACCGCAATTGATGTCGTAGCCTACGCCGCCCGGAGAGATGACTCCGTCCTCGGAGTCCATGGCCGCTACCCCCCCTATGGGGAATCCGTAACCCCAATGGATGTCAGGCATGGCCAGAGAATACTTCACAATTCCCGGCAGGTGGGCAACATTTCGGACCTGGTCCACGCAGGGATCGTTTTCAATGGTCCTCATGAGTTTTTTGCTGGCGTAGATACGTCCGGGCACGCGCATGTTTCCTCTCTTCGGCACTTCCCAGAGATGTTCGTTTATCTGTCTGAGTTGCCCCATGGTCATACGTCAAAAATTATTCGAGCATACCATTTTTTCCCCGGGTGAAAAGATACCTCAAACTGATGATACGTGATTCCTTTGATCTCCGTGTGCAGATCATGGCGGTCGGGGTCGAAAACTTCCCCCCAGGCCTCGCCCGTGAGGTTATCACCGTCTGAAAGTTCCAGCCTAAACCTGGAAAAAACCATCTCCTCCCCGTAAAAACGGTGCAACAATTCCTCCAGCCAACTGCGCATTATCTGTTCCCTGTCCTCACTTGAGAAGGTAATTTGGATGTGATCTTCCGCTTTGACCTTTGATACGTCCGTGATGATGTCAAAGAGAGCTCCTGCTGCCCTCTCAAGAAGAGTGGGGAAATCGTCTGCGTGAACTTCGATTCCAATGTCGGCCGTGTGATCAATGAGAGAATAACCTTTTTGAGAGACTCTACTTACCATCAAATCAATTTAGGCTTGGGACCGTTGATTATCAACATTCCAGGGGGAGATTCTCACGGGACACTGGCACTGTACTTTGTACTTTTTAATGAAGCAATGGAGCCACCTATCGCATCTTAACGAACAGAACTTCAATGGTGGAGACGACCAGATTATCGAAAGCATCGGTCTTGCTCCTGAAGCAGGAGGGATGTTTGATGATCACGTCGACGTGTGAGGTGTCGGGGATTTCACGGTACAGTACCTTCTTCACTCTGTGTGCGTAGGCTTCCCATAATTCTCGATAGTCGTTCAGTGACCATCTGTTGAGTTCATCGACATGAATGTTCGTCAAACTCTTCCTCGTGCAGAACTCATCGAGTACTTCCAGCGGAAAGAGAAAATGGCAGTATGGCACGGTGATTGACCTATAAGCATGCAGACCCATAGGCGACATATAAAGGGGTCCAAACGCGAGATAAACGAAGCCGCCCTTTCTCACGACCCGTATCGCTTCACGCAAGACCGCTTCAGGGTCTGAAAAGTGCTCGAAGGACTCGTACGAGAAAATGCAGTCAAAGCTCTCATCCTCGAACCCTAGTTGTTCCGCGTCCATCTTCAGAAGCGATACCCCTCGCCTCAATGCTCTCTTGTCAAATCCCTCTGATCGGTGATCTATCGCTGTTGTCACTTTCCCTGAACGCTGAAGAGCATGACTCACCATGCCGTCCCAGCATCCCAGTTCCAGGAAATGTCGAATGGTACCCCGTCTTTCTGTCATCTTCGAGAGAAGAGTGAGGATTTCAGCTGACCGTTCGCGTCCTCTTCTTTCGAGATCGACCGGTCTGTAGCCATATTCAGGCGGAAAAGGGTACCGTCGCTGCAAGAACTCGAGATGATCCGGTTCGAGCCAAGGGGGAGTATCGCTCGACCTTTCAAATACCTGTCTTGCTTTCTTCATCTTTGCTTTGGAGTAAAGGACAACCGACTTGAAACGCAGGATTCTGAAGATGGGGAAGTTAATAGCGATTCTCTTGAGGAATGATCTGATTCGGAAGTTCATTCGGTTCCACCTACAGATTCAATCAGGGCAACTGATCCACAGAAATTCGTAGTTCGAAAAAGGTTTCGCAATTCTTTTCTTCATATTCTCATTGGCATGGTTCCTCTTGACATTTAGGAGACCAGACCGTTAATTCTCTCGTCGTGAATGCGGTCGTCAGGATTCCCCACTTGAGACTCCACCGATCCCTTAAGAGAGCTTAGCTGAACCGGAACTGGCGGCAGGAAAAGAGTGATAGACGAATACCGGAGAGATAGTGTCTGGACGCCTCGCTGAAACCTCTTCGCGACCACGCGCAACCTCGGGGCGTAGCTCAGGAACAACCTATCTCGCCAGAGCCGCCATGTTTACCGCCCTGGCAGTGGGAAGTGGCTTCGCCCTTCTTCTCGTACCCAACATTGAACTGATTACGTCAATTATTTTCGTCAGTGGTGTTTATCTGGGGCCCCGTGGGGGAATGATGGTGGGAATCGTGGCGGAGTTCATATTCAGTGCCGCGAATCCCCTGGGATCGGGTCTCGTCTTTCCACCCCTTTTGCTGGGCCAGATTGCCGGGATGGGCCTCGTGGGATTGATGGGCGGGCTTCTCAGAAAGTCCCTGCTAATGGGAGATCTCTCCCTGGGAAAGCGTCTATTCCTCGGAGCAGCCGGGGCACTGCTCACGCTTATCTACGATTCGATAACGACCCTCGCTTATCCTGTAGCTGCCGGTTTTGAGGGGAGGCAAACCGTGGCGATCTGGATGGCAGGGATAGGATTCACCGTCCTCCACCAGGTATCGAATGCCATCATCTTTTTCACAGCACTTCCACGAGTATTCTCACGAATTGACTGAGAGAACTCGCTCGCCAGTAGAATCTTGAGAAACTTAATAACGGCTCTCCTTTTCCTCCTGTCAACTTCCTTCGCCACTGACAGTACCAGCTCGCTTGACACTGCTTGGGAAACAGATGCGCTGAGCTTTCTCCCTTTCGAATGGAGTGGCCACTGGGGAATATATCATCACCACGGTTTCCCAGGCTGGGGAATGGATGCAACGGACGGATTGACTTTTTTCGATGGAACATTCATTCTCTGGCCTTTGAGATACGCTTTCCCTTCTTTGGACACGTCTGCAGAAAACCAGAATGAGCCGGGTGTCCACAGTGCCCTTATGTACCGAAGAGGGGACTACTTTCTGGACGAGTTCTCGTTTGACATCAATTCTCTTAGAGAAGAGGGTGGGTCGGTTCGATTTGAGGCGCTCAAGCGGAATTTCGAGGATCAGTACGGGCTGCTGGGCTTCCCGGGACTACCTGGCGGTACGATTCAGCAAAACTACCGGCTCCTGATGAAAATCCCGGGGGAATCCGATGAGGTATGGAACATCTCCTCAGCCTATTTCAAAACGACTGATGCTGTTCCCGTACCATCCGAATCGGGCTGGGAGAAGGGAGCAACCAGGCGTGACAGGATCATCGCAAGTGGCTTGGGTTATACCAGAAACGGCCAGCAACTCGAAGCCTCAGCCTTTTCTCAGCGGCTGAAACTTGAAAGCCTATCATCTGCCCCTGATTGGTCGGCAGATCTCATCGCGTACAAACTTCGCTACTTTTCTTCACACCCTGTGGGTGTCGACGCACAAAGATTTCTTCGGATCTCGGGAAAGTACTCCATTCTCAGTTCAGACAGTCTGGATAATCGATCTCGATTGGCAGTCGCCGCAGCGGCGGGTTTTTGGACACAGGTGCGG
Coding sequences:
- the mltG gene encoding endolytic transglycosylase MltG, with protein sequence MVRILDSNLSHVAGSLLSLAIFAGIAFYGLVVYWPQPGQNEPKKIEVPSGSSLEEIAELLHDNSIVDVTKPFVLAAQLMGYEKSIRAGVFLLRDVTSNIRIIHQLVRSEPVVHRITVPEGLRNEQIAGIFQEKLGLDSTEFLTLCSDEQFIHSLGLDVPSLEGFLTPETYLFHERESAETIIGTMVEQYRRLFDEILRERSAELGLTALEAISLASIIEGEAIFDSERSLISAVYHNRLKKRMKLQADPTIQYIIKDGPRRLLKRDLLIESPYNTYLNPGLPSGPINNPGKESILAALNPADVDYLYFVATGEGYHTFTKTEEEHRHAKRKLRALRRKVRLEGKEGTSEKVGGSR
- a CDS encoding UvrD-helicase domain-containing protein; the protein is MSQLELNEVQKQAVESMGKPILIFAGAGTGKTRVLTNKVAYLIQTAGYKPENILAVTFTNKAAEEMRHRVEELVGLASGKVNMGTFHSMCARMLRKEVAPFGFGPDFAIYDVDDQVNLIKSIFSQLKIQTDGITPRAVQAQISLTKNRMEDPASKEDRSSSPMDQAVAQVFPVYQQMLKENNALDFDDLLLLPLKLLESDPKVLERYRKQFRYVLVDEYQDTNRPQFLLIEKLTKDHGQVCVVGDDDQSIYGWRGADISNILEFESSFPDCEVFRLEQNYRSTQMILSVASAVVNHNQYRAEKGLWTNNGKGEKVGLLATFDEGEEADGILELIGKEILQNKRTFRDFVILYRTNAQSRALEEALRRRGISYTIVGGLKFYERKEVKDLLAYLRVILNPLDTVSLKRVINFPPRGIGAKTVEKCEAFAREKGIPLFDALEAPDALGLKGKQAAGLVEFYQIIKKYSGLRESLSASELVSVIVDELGLITFYKEQATQEAAERLDNIQELVNSIDDFCQRNTGTGIREFLEEVSLLTDIDNWEDTANCVTLMTLHSAKGLEFPVVFIAGLEEGLFPISRSMEDPRQMEEERRLFYVGLTRAMERAYLLYATNRRRYTGVSGFGMASRFLQEIPVNLLDQITFQSAVTKRYVKDKKTDSYSLKHVRTVTSFYDLKRGDKVEHKIFGKGMVISVDGSGEAQKISVMFRGNFRKKLIAKYANLKKL
- a CDS encoding transcriptional repressor; the encoded protein is MTTQDLEEFKSALREEKLRFTPQRYEVFKEVCASKEHREADEIFAALRNRDVHVSRATVYRTMDILLKHDFVQRMNIGDGRWRYEHWLDCSHHDHLICVKCGRIVEFLSSEIEELQEKICSEFNYELLRHVHQLFGVCEECIANER
- the feoB gene encoding ferrous iron transport protein B — translated: MRHHYNSTLPGNQEKIILVGNPNVGKSVIFNYLTGRYVNVSNYPGTTVEIASGRLLGRKNVTVLDTPGVNNLIPTSEDEVVTRNILFENPNAKIFQVGDSRNLNRVILLSLQLKEMGFPFVLCLNMSDESTDRGITIDSQALSDMLGVPVVQTVAIRRVGLNKLVPALDAVQGNHFPGIEYPPAIAEGANSISSIFEDKYPFKTSLSMMILASDLTVKEWVQDGVLRDEIPDLNQHVRETQTRFQIPVREIITTVRMKAAKDIAQRVETKEESRLPSLLTTLGNWSHHRFGGLVIGAIILFFMYEFVGVFGARTLVDILEQTVFGAWLIPFFTKIVNILIPLQLVRDLLVGQYGMLSMALSYSVAIVLPIVGTFFIAFGVLEDSGYLPRLAVMMNRFFKMMGLNGKAILPMVLGLGCDTMATMTTRILDTKKERVIITLLLALGVPCSAQLGVILGMLAALSPAMTFVWAGFVVMVLFVVGFLSSRIISGQSSDFILELPPMRMPKFSNIVVKTLARIEWYLREAVPLFFIGTFVLFVLDRIKLLSVIESAVSPVVVGFLGLPSKATEAFLVGFLRRDYGAAGLYDLFRPHMATGAIGMEVQIQIVVAMIAITLFMPCIANFFMIIKERGLKTAIGMSAFILPFSVVVSGLINHILRITLL
- a CDS encoding metal-dependent transcriptional regulator encodes the protein MKVDPSPIDEILEAIWVAREENRDTIADITRVCGHQYHGKEVNVEETLPQMQTLNLVLLNGGAVELQSEGEKRAMGIIRRHRLAERLFTDVLQVSEKGMEMTACYFEHILDSEVMDSVCAFLGHPPLCPHGKPIPAGECCGAYERNWVKPLVVCLADLELGKEGEIVFITPSFHKRFDRLTALGVIAGNRVKVHQKKPSFVVRMGETEVAIDKTIAQEIFVKAT